The following DNA comes from Cellulophaga sp. HaHa_2_95.
TAAAAAAGAATTAGACGAAAGAATTTATTCACCAATAGAGATTTTAACTAAAGAAAATGTGCAATTTAGTAAACATAGTAAATAAATAAGAAAAACAGTAAAGCTTATGAGCTCTACTGTTTTAGTTGTATTACGTTAATTCCGCTTTTAAGAAGAATTACCAGTTTATTCTTTTTTATTTTCTTCCCGTTAAGCAAGACTTTTTTTGGACTGGAAGAAATCGTAAATTCGGCAGACATTCCTTCTGGAATTTCTAGGGTGTATAGTTCAGATTTTTCACTCTTTTGGTATGTTCCAGAAATGATTCCATTTTTAGTAGGTACTTTAATCGTTGTATATGATAATTCTGCCAATTGAGGTTTTATTTCGGCAATTTTGAAACCTGCAGTTTTAGGTTTTATCCCCCACATGTAACGTGTTATAATATTTAACGGAGCGGTACCCCAAGCATGGTTCCAATCAGAATTTGGTTTGTATTTTACATCCCAAGCTTCCATGGTCATGGTAGCACCTACTTCCATCATATTCCACCAATTTCTGTCGCCTTCAGTTTCCGTAATCAAGTCAAAACCATATTGCGCTTCACCATTTTTAAAAAGACCTTCTAATAAATACTGAGATCCATATACACTGCAGGCCATACCTCTAGTTTTTACAAAAGCGGTAACACTTTCAACGTGTTCTTTGGGTACTAAATCAAAAGCCAAAGGCAACATATTGGCATGTAGTGAAGCATGTGTACTGTTCTCACCGTCTATATAATATCCTTTATCAGTATCAAATAACTTGGTGTTGATTACCTTTTTAACGGATGCTGCTTTATTTTTTAAAAAACTCACGTCTTCTTTTTTACCAAGAAAACCAGCAATTTCAGTCATCAATTTTAAATTATAATAGTAAAAAGAATTCACGACTGTATTTACGGGTACAATTTCATACCCATCTCTTTCACCTTCGGCAGTCGCTAGTTTCCATCCCGTATCTTTTTGTGCAGGAGGCCAATCTATAATATCTTTTATTTTAGTGTCTGGTTTTTTAAATCCTAGTTGTTTTATTAATTCTTGAGTTAGATGAGGAGAAGAAGAATTTATTAAGCCGTCTTCTCGTTCTAAATCCATTAAGGTTTTTAGTTTTAGATTTTCGTAATGTTTTTCAAGAGGAGCTAAGTCGCCCGTATACATATAATCGGCATGGAACATTAAAACGGTATGCAATAACCATTCTGTGGGCCAAGTAGGGTTGTCTATAAAATATTCATTAGTTCTACGACCTATACTGTATAAACTATCTACACTATAATGGCTTAATTGATTGATGTAGGCATCCGCTTCATAAGGAATTCTTTCGCGATCGCCATCAACATAATACCCGGTAAAGCTGGTTGCTTTTATCGTGTGTTTGCAAAGGTCCCAAATAGCATCTAACACCTTATCTGATGAGGTGAAATCGCTTGCGTTATCATGAAATCTATTGTGAACAGCCTTCTGAAAGAATTGTAATTCTTCCATTGGAATCGTTAAATTGGCTACTTCGCAATACCTGAATGGCATAATGGTACCCAGAGTTTTTGGGAGTAGTATAGCCGCTCCGCTTGTATTCCTTTTATCAGGAGTAAGACTTAGATCCATTTTTTTATCTGCTGATAGTCCATTTAAAACTACTTTTTGATAGCGGATGGTTCCTCCAGGATTTCTGTCTACCTTATTTTGATCGTTTAATTTTTCACCCAAATGGAAAACTAAAGAATCGTTCTGAGTCTTTTTGCTTTCTAATTGAACCGTACCAAAAAAGGCTTTTCCAAAATCTATAAGGTAAGAACCTTCTCCTAGTTTAGTGATTTTTTTAGGAGCAACTAAAGTGGTTTCTAACTGTATTTTTTCAGGACTATCTTGAGCTTGGTTATTGGCAATAAAAGTAATAAAAAGGAGTAAAGTAATATACTTTCTCATAGTATGTTGTACTAGAATAATTGATCAAAAATTTATAATTTAGGATTTGAAACTATGGTATTATTGTACATAGCGTCTAAGCCCATTTGTATGCAAACAGCAGTATTTGCGCCTGTAACAATATCAGAGATGGGGGTTGTATTGGAAATAATACTATCTCTAAAATCAATTAAAGCTTGTTCACTTGGTTCTAAATGTTCCATAACAATTGGAATACCTAAACCTTCTTCCCATTTTAGAGTGGCTCCAGATACGCCATCAAGAACCCCTATTTCTTTTTTTTCATTTCCTTCTGGGTAAAACCATGCTTTTGAATATTCTAAAATAATAGAACCTTTATCGCCTTTAACGCGTATTTTGTATCCATCTTTAGCATTGCTAGTTAAACAGGTAAATGTTGCTTTTACGCCACTCGGGTAGCTGTAGATTAAGTGAATATTATCAAAAGTTTCACGGCCATCTTTCCAATAATCTACACCACCAGCACCCATTACTTGATGAGGTACTTCATCTAAAACCCAATTTGCAAAATCTATTTGATGAGAGCAAAGCTCTGCGAGTAATCCTCCGGAGTATTCACGGTACATACGCCAATTAATAGCTCTTTCTAACGCTGGCTCTGGAACCATACGTCTCCAATCTCCATGACGGTTCCATTGGCACTCAAAGGAAGCAATTTTTCCTATTTTTCCATTTTTTATCAAGTCTACTACGTGGGTGTAAAGCCTAGAGCTGTGGTATTGATGACCGGTTTGGAATATCGTATTCGATTGGCTTACTTTCTGAGTTAATTGATCAATTCCCTCATAACCTTTTGCCATTGTTTTTTCGCAATAAACATGCTTTCCAGCATCTAATGCCTCCATAGCAATTTGAGAATGGGTGCTAAAAGGTGTGGAAACTAGAATGGCATCAATAGTTTTATTATCTAATAATCTACGGTAATCATCATATCCTTTTGCTTTTCCTTTTACGGCTTTTAATCCTTGTTCTAATCTAAAAGGTAAAACATCGCAACATGCGCTCACATTAAATTTATCAATTTTATTAATATTAGATATCATTCCAGTTCCTCGGTCACCGGTGCCTATAATTCCAATAGTTAAAGTATCATTTGCATTTTTAAAATCAAGAACGTTTCCTAAAGCTACTGCAGATGTTGATAAAGCTGCTGTTGCAACAGACCCTTTGATTATAAATTCTCTTCTTTTCATGTAAAACTTTTAGTGGTGTTATAGGATAATATTAGATTTTTCGGATGATTATACGGATTTAATCTCCCATCCTGGTTCGTACGTTCTAGACCATAATTTCATGGCTTCTCTATTAAATATACGTCCTGTAGTTTCATCAACTTCAAAAGAATCATCTATGCGGTACGCAATATTTGCATAATGTGTAAGCATTTGACTTATAGCACCTTGATCAATAGGAGAGGTTAATTCTGCTTTACCTCTAATAGCGTCAAAGAAGTTTACGGTATGTGCTGCAGAAAGCTGTCCGCCACCACCTAAAGCATTCCCATCTTCTATACCAGGAACAACATTTTCTCTG
Coding sequences within:
- a CDS encoding family 78 glycoside hydrolase catalytic domain — encoded protein: MRKYITLLLFITFIANNQAQDSPEKIQLETTLVAPKKITKLGEGSYLIDFGKAFFGTVQLESKKTQNDSLVFHLGEKLNDQNKVDRNPGGTIRYQKVVLNGLSADKKMDLSLTPDKRNTSGAAILLPKTLGTIMPFRYCEVANLTIPMEELQFFQKAVHNRFHDNASDFTSSDKVLDAIWDLCKHTIKATSFTGYYVDGDRERIPYEADAYINQLSHYSVDSLYSIGRRTNEYFIDNPTWPTEWLLHTVLMFHADYMYTGDLAPLEKHYENLKLKTLMDLEREDGLINSSSPHLTQELIKQLGFKKPDTKIKDIIDWPPAQKDTGWKLATAEGERDGYEIVPVNTVVNSFYYYNLKLMTEIAGFLGKKEDVSFLKNKAASVKKVINTKLFDTDKGYYIDGENSTHASLHANMLPLAFDLVPKEHVESVTAFVKTRGMACSVYGSQYLLEGLFKNGEAQYGFDLITETEGDRNWWNMMEVGATMTMEAWDVKYKPNSDWNHAWGTAPLNIITRYMWGIKPKTAGFKIAEIKPQLAELSYTTIKVPTKNGIISGTYQKSEKSELYTLEIPEGMSAEFTISSSPKKVLLNGKKIKKNKLVILLKSGINVIQLKQ
- a CDS encoding Gfo/Idh/MocA family protein, which produces MKRREFIIKGSVATAALSTSAVALGNVLDFKNANDTLTIGIIGTGDRGTGMISNINKIDKFNVSACCDVLPFRLEQGLKAVKGKAKGYDDYRRLLDNKTIDAILVSTPFSTHSQIAMEALDAGKHVYCEKTMAKGYEGIDQLTQKVSQSNTIFQTGHQYHSSRLYTHVVDLIKNGKIGKIASFECQWNRHGDWRRMVPEPALERAINWRMYREYSGGLLAELCSHQIDFANWVLDEVPHQVMGAGGVDYWKDGRETFDNIHLIYSYPSGVKATFTCLTSNAKDGYKIRVKGDKGSIILEYSKAWFYPEGNEKKEIGVLDGVSGATLKWEEGLGIPIVMEHLEPSEQALIDFRDSIISNTTPISDIVTGANTAVCIQMGLDAMYNNTIVSNPKL